One Halobaculum sp. CBA1158 DNA segment encodes these proteins:
- a CDS encoding DUF2073 domain-containing protein — protein sequence MPEATTPDDGDGNGVRIDLISGARMEGLTSMEKIRLILDSVRDGDIVVLEAGLSPEEESKLIEVTMTEISPDDFSGIEIETYPSTQQANQGLVGRLLGKEESAKKLTVIGPANQIETLHKDEDLISALVSRK from the coding sequence ATGCCCGAGGCGACCACACCCGACGACGGCGACGGCAACGGCGTCCGCATCGACCTGATCAGCGGCGCGCGCATGGAGGGACTCACCTCGATGGAGAAGATCCGGCTGATCCTCGATTCGGTCCGCGACGGCGACATCGTCGTCCTCGAGGCCGGCCTGTCTCCGGAGGAGGAGTCGAAGCTCATCGAGGTCACGATGACCGAGATCAGCCCCGACGACTTCTCCGGCATCGAGATCGAGACGTACCCGTCGACCCAACAGGCCAACCAGGGGCTCGTCGGGAGACTCCTCGGCAAGGAGGAGTCCGCGAAGAAGCTCACCGTCATCGGCCCGGCCAATCAGATCGAGACGCTGCACAAGGACGAGGACCTCATCAGCGCGCTCGTCTCCCGGAAGTAG